A genome region from Thermomonospora amylolytica includes the following:
- a CDS encoding SCO1664 family protein, whose translation MTQPSRDPAAASGGTVDPADVATAERLLAEGRLTVEGRLVQASNATLYCAIEHDGLRAACVYKPVAGERPLWDFPDGTLAGREVASYLVSEAMGWHIVPPTVHRDGPYGPGMVQLWVESDPDVDVVALSRSQDPAIRRMAVFDAVINNADRKIGHLLPPGDARPGHVYGCDHGVTFSVDYKLRTVLWQWRGEPLTDEALEALRRLDGRLRSGPLRQRLGELLTAEEVDATVHRVELMLKHRIHPYPPEDWPAIPWPPL comes from the coding sequence ATGACGCAGCCCTCCCGCGATCCCGCCGCAGCGTCCGGCGGCACCGTCGACCCGGCCGACGTGGCGACCGCCGAGCGGCTGCTGGCCGAGGGCCGGCTGACCGTCGAGGGCCGCCTGGTGCAGGCCTCCAACGCCACCCTGTACTGCGCGATCGAGCACGACGGGCTGCGCGCCGCCTGCGTCTACAAGCCGGTGGCGGGGGAGCGGCCGCTGTGGGACTTCCCCGACGGCACGCTGGCCGGCCGGGAGGTCGCCTCCTACCTGGTGTCGGAGGCGATGGGCTGGCACATCGTCCCGCCCACCGTGCACCGCGACGGCCCGTACGGGCCCGGCATGGTCCAGCTGTGGGTCGAGTCCGACCCGGACGTGGACGTGGTGGCGCTGTCGCGCTCGCAGGACCCGGCGATCCGCCGGATGGCGGTGTTCGACGCTGTGATCAACAACGCCGACCGCAAGATCGGGCACCTGCTGCCGCCCGGCGACGCCCGCCCCGGCCACGTGTACGGCTGCGACCACGGGGTCACGTTCTCGGTGGACTACAAGCTGCGGACGGTGCTGTGGCAGTGGCGGGGCGAGCCGCTCACCGACGAGGCGCTGGAGGCGCTGCGGCGGCTGGACGGGCGGCTGCGGTCCGGGCCGCTGCGGCAGCGGCTCGGCGAGCTGCTCACCGCCGAGGAGGTCGACGCCACCGTGCACCGGGTGGAGCTGATGCTCAAGCACCGCATCCACCCGTATCCGCCGGAGGACTGGCCCGCCATTCCCTGGCCCCCGCTCTGA
- a CDS encoding DUF3090 domain-containing protein, producing the protein MPVISYDLPDRFVAGAVGRPGERTFYLQARAGRRITSVGLEKFQVTMLAERLEELLDEVLRRSGGSAPVPAVTPAELQDDGPLDQPVEEEFRVGTMALAWDPEDERVIIEAQEATDEEGPEPLTAEPGEDEPPIAVLRVRITAGQARAFAERALKVVSAGRPPCPLCGLPLDATGHVCPRQNGHLR; encoded by the coding sequence ATGCCCGTCATCAGCTATGACCTGCCGGACAGGTTCGTGGCCGGCGCCGTCGGGCGGCCGGGCGAGCGCACCTTCTACCTGCAGGCCCGCGCCGGCCGCCGGATCACCAGCGTGGGGCTGGAGAAGTTCCAGGTGACCATGCTGGCCGAACGCCTGGAGGAGCTGCTGGACGAGGTGCTGCGGCGCAGCGGGGGCAGCGCCCCGGTGCCCGCGGTCACCCCTGCCGAGCTCCAGGACGACGGGCCCCTCGACCAGCCGGTGGAGGAGGAGTTCCGGGTCGGCACCATGGCGCTGGCCTGGGACCCCGAGGACGAGCGGGTGATCATCGAGGCCCAGGAGGCCACCGACGAGGAGGGCCCCGAGCCGCTGACCGCCGAGCCCGGCGAGGACGAGCCGCCGATCGCGGTGCTGCGGGTGCGGATCACCGCCGGGCAGGCCCGCGCGTTCGCCGAGCGGGCCCTGAAGGTGGTCTCGGCGGGCCGGCCCCCGTGCCCGCTGTGCGGGCTGCCGCTGGACGCCACCGGGCACGTGTGCCCCCGGCAGAACGGGCACCTGCGCTGA
- a CDS encoding MSMEG_4193 family putative phosphomutase: protein MTTLLLVRHGLTELTGPVLAGWTPGVSLDDRGRAQARAVGERLASVPLAAVVSSPLDRCLQTAEAIVSAPGRDGPREIHRDERLGEVRYGDWTGRPLKELAQEPLWKVVQAHPSAVTFPGPEGEAMAAAQHRAVAAVRDWNARIAAEAGPGAAYLVCSHGDIIKAIVADALGLHLDQFQRIHVEPASLTVIRYTELRPFVIRLNDTGGGTDGLLPPPDAAPEGDAAVGGGA from the coding sequence GTGACCACGCTTCTGCTGGTGCGGCACGGCCTCACCGAGCTGACCGGTCCCGTCCTGGCCGGCTGGACCCCCGGGGTGTCCCTGGACGACCGGGGCCGGGCCCAGGCGCGGGCGGTGGGGGAGCGGCTGGCGTCGGTGCCGCTGGCGGCGGTGGTGTCCAGCCCGCTGGACCGCTGCCTGCAGACCGCCGAGGCGATCGTCTCCGCCCCGGGCCGCGACGGCCCCCGCGAGATCCACCGCGACGAGCGGTTGGGCGAGGTCCGCTACGGCGACTGGACCGGACGGCCGCTCAAGGAACTCGCCCAAGAACCGCTGTGGAAGGTCGTGCAGGCCCATCCCAGCGCGGTCACCTTCCCCGGCCCGGAGGGCGAGGCGATGGCCGCCGCGCAGCACCGGGCGGTCGCCGCGGTCCGGGACTGGAACGCCCGGATCGCCGCCGAGGCCGGCCCGGGCGCCGCCTACCTGGTGTGCAGCCACGGCGACATCATCAAGGCGATCGTCGCCGACGCGCTCGGCCTGCACCTGGACCAGTTCCAGCGCATCCACGTCGAGCCGGCGTCGCTGACCGTGATCCGCTACACCGAGCTGCGGCCGTTCGTGATCCGCCTGAACGACACCGGCGGGGGCACCGACGGGCTGCTGCCGCCGCCGGACGCCGCGCCGGAGGGCGACGCGGCGGTGGGCGGCGGCGCGTAG
- a CDS encoding magnesium and cobalt transport protein CorA, producing the protein MIVDKAIYCGGRRKDIDGDISDAFDAARAEGECWLWIGLHEPTAEEFTLVAEELRLHPLAVEDAVHAHQRPKLERYGQILFCVIKTLVYREVTADIEVGEIMLFVGPDFVVSVRHGPGNPLGPVRRRLEGDAELLGFGPAAVLYAVLDEVVDRYETIAHQVEGNIIELERAVFSPHGPDVTERIHSLKREVLEFRAAEDPLIPVLQEIIKGRVPEWAGTLEYFRDVLDHLLRVDTRVDAHNELLTSVLSAHLALLGKRQNEDMRKISAWAAIIAVPTAIAGIYGMNFEHMPELKWPWAYPAVWALIVTSCIVLYRRLRRSGWL; encoded by the coding sequence GTGATCGTGGACAAGGCCATCTACTGCGGGGGCCGGCGCAAGGACATCGACGGCGACATCAGCGACGCGTTCGACGCCGCGCGCGCCGAGGGCGAGTGCTGGCTGTGGATCGGCCTGCACGAGCCGACCGCCGAGGAGTTCACGCTGGTCGCCGAGGAGCTGCGGCTGCATCCGCTGGCGGTCGAGGACGCCGTGCACGCCCACCAGCGGCCCAAGCTGGAACGCTACGGGCAGATCCTGTTCTGCGTCATCAAGACGCTGGTGTACCGGGAGGTCACGGCCGACATCGAGGTCGGCGAGATCATGCTGTTCGTCGGCCCGGACTTCGTGGTGTCGGTGCGGCACGGTCCGGGCAACCCGCTGGGGCCGGTGCGCCGGCGGCTGGAGGGCGACGCCGAGCTGCTCGGTTTCGGTCCCGCCGCCGTGCTGTACGCGGTCCTCGACGAGGTGGTCGACCGGTACGAGACGATCGCGCACCAGGTCGAGGGCAACATCATCGAGCTGGAACGGGCGGTGTTCTCCCCGCACGGCCCGGACGTCACCGAGCGGATCCACTCCCTCAAGCGGGAGGTGCTGGAGTTCCGTGCGGCCGAGGACCCGCTGATCCCGGTGCTGCAGGAGATCATCAAGGGCCGGGTGCCCGAGTGGGCGGGCACCCTGGAGTACTTCCGCGACGTGCTGGACCACCTGCTGCGCGTCGACACCCGGGTCGACGCGCACAACGAGCTGCTGACCAGCGTGCTGAGCGCGCATCTGGCGCTGCTGGGCAAGCGGCAGAACGAGGACATGCGCAAGATCTCCGCCTGGGCCGCCATCATCGCGGTGCCGACCGCGATCGCCGGGATCTACGGGATGAACTTCGAGCACATGCCCGAGCTGAAGTGGCCGTGGGCCTATCCGGCGGTGTGGGCGCTCATCGTGACCTCCTGCATAGTGCTGTACCGGAGGCTGCGCCGCAGCGGCTGGCTGTAG
- a CDS encoding aldo/keto reductase, translated as MELRHLGRSGLAVSRLGLGTMTWGQDTPPEDAAAMLVAFVEAGGNFVDTADVYGDGDSERVLGRLLREVVRRDDLVIATKAAIRPDGSYDGSRRHLLAALDSSLDRLGLDHVDLWQLHAYDPVTPLEETLAALDEAVASGRTRYVGVSNFAGWQLAKAAAWQRAWPGRAPIVSTQMEYSLLHREIEREVLPAAEDAEVGVLPWSPLGRGVLTGKYRTGIPADSRAATTRYAEFVRPYLGEQSRLIVESVSTAAEGLGVSPLAVALSWVRDRPGVVAPIVGPRTPAQLTAILATEQVTLPEEIRDALDDISDV; from the coding sequence ATGGAACTGCGTCACCTCGGGCGGAGCGGGCTCGCGGTCTCCCGGCTGGGCCTGGGCACGATGACCTGGGGGCAGGACACCCCTCCCGAGGACGCCGCCGCGATGCTGGTCGCCTTCGTGGAGGCCGGGGGCAACTTCGTGGACACCGCCGACGTCTACGGCGACGGCGACAGCGAGCGGGTGCTGGGCCGGCTGCTGCGCGAGGTGGTGCGCCGCGACGACCTGGTCATCGCCACCAAGGCCGCGATCCGCCCGGACGGCAGTTACGACGGTTCCCGCCGGCACCTGCTGGCGGCGCTGGACTCCTCGCTGGACCGGCTCGGCCTCGACCACGTGGACCTGTGGCAGCTGCACGCCTACGACCCGGTGACCCCGCTGGAGGAGACGCTGGCGGCGCTGGACGAGGCGGTGGCCTCCGGCCGCACCCGCTACGTGGGGGTGTCCAACTTCGCCGGGTGGCAGCTGGCCAAGGCCGCCGCCTGGCAGCGGGCCTGGCCGGGCCGCGCCCCGATCGTGTCCACCCAGATGGAGTACTCGCTGCTGCACCGGGAGATCGAGCGGGAGGTGCTGCCGGCCGCCGAGGACGCCGAGGTGGGGGTGCTGCCGTGGTCCCCGCTGGGCCGGGGGGTGCTGACCGGCAAGTACCGCACCGGGATCCCGGCCGACTCGCGCGCGGCCACCACCCGGTACGCCGAGTTCGTCCGCCCGTACCTGGGCGAGCAGAGCCGGCTGATCGTGGAGTCGGTGTCCACGGCCGCCGAGGGGCTGGGCGTGTCGCCGCTGGCGGTGGCGCTGTCGTGGGTGCGGGACCGGCCGGGGGTGGTGGCCCCGATCGTCGGCCCGCGCACCCCCGCCCAGCTGACCGCGATCCTGGCGACCGAACAGGTGACCCTGCCGGAAGAGATCCGCGATGCCCTCGACGACATCTCCGATGTCTGA
- a CDS encoding helix-hairpin-helix domain-containing protein: MSEPVLDPALAELFATAGVPEGYARRAADRLGARAAELLREDPWRLLRVPGVRPEQADHFARRVLERLGEQPRPDDPRRGRALVVHVLTEAARRGHTAMTPQAVRSALGALRVPDPDRAIEAALDEAEVVPLLEEPDLDALAVDEDLPEPEESLGLARYALAEEAAAEGLRRLTATAGPLLPDETVRSLRSGLPEDRALAVTAAARTGVSVLHGAPGDVERAVVLIARAFAGQGVDVAVASATMTAARRLGGGTGLYGLLEAVCPPGAPGGAVAFGRGEQRPLEAGLVVVPDAQVLDVETAAALVEACADGTHLVLGGDPAALPSVGPGRVLADLAGSETVPVIDLEPEGGPLAEFAAAARRGELAAVDAPGREVVVVPAGSEQEAVHRAVQLVTDSIPRALGIPVEDVQVVTPLAGGRAGAAALNAALKERLNPGPGVCGGFDPGDRVIVAVPVEGVAAGEIGTVVDASPAGLRVAFAAGAEPVAVPAAALPRLRHGWAAVLGLARAARPPAVVAVLPQEAAGSLSRPLAVTAFGLARRHLSVVHNAGEALARAVREQTGAPRETRLARLLRQ; the protein is encoded by the coding sequence ATGTCTGAGCCGGTCCTCGATCCCGCCCTGGCGGAGCTGTTCGCGACCGCGGGCGTTCCGGAGGGGTACGCCCGGCGGGCCGCCGACCGGCTCGGCGCGCGGGCGGCCGAGCTTCTGCGCGAGGACCCGTGGCGGCTGCTGCGGGTGCCGGGGGTGCGGCCCGAGCAGGCCGACCACTTCGCCCGCCGGGTGCTGGAGCGGCTCGGCGAGCAGCCGCGTCCCGACGACCCGCGGCGCGGCCGGGCGCTGGTGGTGCACGTGCTGACCGAGGCGGCGCGGCGGGGGCACACCGCGATGACGCCGCAGGCGGTGCGGTCGGCGCTGGGGGCGCTGCGGGTGCCGGACCCCGACCGGGCGATCGAGGCGGCGCTGGACGAGGCCGAGGTGGTGCCGCTGCTGGAGGAGCCCGACCTCGACGCGCTGGCCGTGGACGAGGACCTGCCCGAGCCGGAGGAGTCGCTGGGCCTGGCCCGGTACGCGCTGGCCGAGGAGGCGGCGGCGGAGGGGCTGCGGCGGCTGACGGCGACGGCCGGGCCGCTGCTGCCCGACGAGACCGTCCGTTCGCTGCGCTCGGGCCTGCCCGAGGACCGGGCGCTGGCGGTCACGGCGGCGGCCCGGACCGGCGTGAGCGTGCTGCACGGCGCTCCCGGCGACGTGGAACGGGCCGTCGTGCTCATCGCCCGGGCGTTCGCCGGGCAGGGCGTGGACGTCGCGGTCGCCTCCGCCACGATGACGGCGGCGCGGCGTCTGGGCGGGGGCACGGGACTGTACGGCCTGCTGGAGGCCGTGTGCCCGCCGGGGGCTCCGGGCGGGGCGGTGGCGTTCGGGCGCGGCGAGCAGCGGCCGCTGGAGGCCGGGCTGGTGGTCGTTCCGGACGCGCAGGTGCTGGACGTGGAGACGGCCGCCGCGCTGGTGGAGGCGTGCGCGGACGGGACGCATCTGGTGCTGGGCGGGGATCCGGCGGCGCTGCCGTCGGTGGGGCCGGGCCGGGTGCTGGCGGATCTGGCCGGATCCGAGACGGTCCCGGTGATCGACCTGGAGCCGGAGGGCGGACCGCTGGCGGAGTTCGCCGCCGCGGCGCGGCGCGGCGAGCTGGCGGCCGTGGACGCGCCGGGCCGGGAGGTCGTGGTGGTCCCGGCGGGGTCGGAGCAGGAGGCGGTGCACCGCGCGGTCCAGCTCGTCACCGACTCCATCCCGCGGGCGCTGGGCATCCCCGTCGAGGACGTTCAGGTGGTGACGCCGCTGGCCGGGGGCCGGGCGGGGGCCGCGGCGCTGAACGCGGCCCTCAAGGAGCGCCTGAACCCCGGCCCCGGGGTGTGCGGCGGGTTCGATCCCGGTGACCGGGTGATCGTCGCGGTGCCGGTGGAGGGGGTCGCGGCGGGCGAGATCGGCACCGTGGTCGACGCCTCCCCCGCCGGGCTGCGGGTGGCGTTCGCGGCGGGCGCGGAGCCGGTGGCGGTCCCGGCGGCGGCGCTGCCCCGGCTGCGGCACGGCTGGGCGGCCGTGCTCGGCCTGGCCCGCGCCGCCCGCCCGCCGGCGGTGGTGGCGGTGCTGCCGCAGGAGGCGGCCGGATCGCTGTCGCGCCCGCTGGCGGTGACCGCGTTCGGCCTGGCCCGGCGGCATCTGTCGGTGGTGCACAACGCGGGGGAGGCGCTGGCGCGGGCGGTCCGCGAGCAGACCGGCGCGCCGCGCGAGACCAGGCTGGCGCGGCTGCTGCGGCAGTGA